The Candidatus Pantoea soli genome window below encodes:
- the fdoI gene encoding formate dehydrogenase cytochrome b556 subunit has protein sequence MKKRDRLVRYSAPERINHWIVAFCFVFAALSGLGFFFPSFNWLMHVLGTPQLARILHPFVGVVMFAAFIIMFLRYWKQNLINREDLMWAKNIHKIVRNEEVGDTGKYNFGQKCVFWAAIISLVLLLASGIVIWRPYFAGAFTIPLIRAALVVHSVSAVALIVVIMVHIYAALWVKGTITAMVEGWVPAAWAKKHHPRWYREQRQRHTQQEKRP, from the coding sequence ATGAAAAAGCGCGATCGTCTGGTGCGTTACAGCGCACCGGAACGCATCAATCACTGGATTGTGGCGTTCTGTTTTGTGTTTGCCGCGCTGAGCGGACTGGGTTTCTTTTTTCCGTCGTTTAACTGGCTGATGCACGTACTGGGCACGCCGCAGCTGGCGCGCATTCTGCACCCGTTTGTCGGGGTAGTGATGTTTGCCGCCTTTATCATCATGTTCTTACGCTACTGGAAACAAAACCTGATCAACCGCGAAGACCTGATGTGGGCGAAAAATATTCACAAAATTGTGCGTAACGAGGAGGTCGGCGATACCGGCAAATACAACTTCGGGCAGAAGTGTGTGTTCTGGGCTGCTATCATCAGCTTAGTTTTGCTGCTGGCGAGCGGAATTGTTATCTGGCGTCCATACTTCGCCGGTGCCTTCACTATTCCGCTGATTCGCGCCGCTCTGGTGGTGCATTCGGTCTCGGCTGTGGCCTTGATCGTGGTGATTATGGTGCACATTTATGCGGCTCTGTGGGTCAAGGGCACCATTACCGCCATGGTTGAGGGCTGGGTGCCGGCTGCGTGGGCGAAGAAACATCACCCGCGCTGGTATCGCGAGCAGCGTCAACGCCACACACAACAGGAAAAACGCCCCTGA
- the fdxH gene encoding formate dehydrogenase subunit beta, with protein MAYQSQDIIRRSATNGFTPAPQARNHQQEVAKLIDVTTCIGCKACQVACSEWNDIRDEVGHNVGVYDNPADLTAKSWTVMRFSEVEENGKLEWLIRKDGCMHCADPGCLKACPSEGAIIQYANGIVDFQSEQCIGCGYCIAGCPFDVPRLNKEDNRVYKCTLCVDRVNVGQEPACVKTCPTGAIHFGSKSDMQALAAERVAELNTRGYANAGLYDPEGVGGTHVMYVLHHANKPQLYHGLPDNPSISPAVTFWKGIWKPLAAIGFAATFAASVFHYVGVGPNRVDEDEDEELHKKEERK; from the coding sequence ATGGCTTATCAATCACAGGACATTATCCGCCGCTCCGCCACCAACGGTTTCACGCCTGCCCCGCAGGCGCGTAACCATCAGCAGGAAGTGGCGAAGCTGATCGACGTGACCACCTGTATCGGCTGCAAGGCCTGTCAGGTCGCGTGTTCAGAGTGGAACGACATTCGCGATGAGGTGGGACATAACGTCGGGGTGTATGACAACCCGGCTGATCTGACCGCCAAATCCTGGACGGTGATGCGCTTTTCTGAGGTGGAGGAGAACGGCAAGCTGGAGTGGCTTATCCGCAAGGATGGCTGCATGCACTGCGCCGATCCCGGCTGCCTGAAGGCCTGCCCGTCCGAAGGCGCGATTATTCAGTATGCAAACGGCATCGTCGATTTTCAGTCAGAACAGTGCATCGGCTGCGGCTACTGCATTGCCGGCTGTCCGTTCGATGTCCCGCGTCTGAATAAAGAGGACAACCGCGTGTATAAATGCACGCTGTGCGTCGATCGTGTCAACGTCGGTCAGGAACCGGCGTGCGTAAAAACCTGCCCGACCGGGGCAATTCACTTTGGCAGTAAAAGTGATATGCAGGCGCTGGCTGCTGAGCGCGTTGCCGAACTGAATACGCGCGGTTACGCCAATGCCGGGCTGTACGATCCGGAAGGCGTGGGCGGCACACACGTGATGTATGTTCTGCATCACGCCAATAAGCCGCAGCTGTACCACGGCCTGCCGGACAACCCCAGCATCAGCCCGGCGGTGACGTTCTGGAAAGGGATCTGGAAACCGCTGGCGGCGATCGGCTTTGCGGCCACCTTTGCCGCCTCGGTGTTCCATTATGTCGGCGTGGGCCCGAACCGGGTCGATGAGGACGAGGACGAAGAGCTGCACAAAAAAGAGGAGCGCAAATAA
- the fdnG gene encoding formate dehydrogenase-N subunit alpha, producing MNVSRRKFFKICAGGMAGTTAAMLGFAPDVALAETRQYKLLRARETRNTCTYCSVGCGLLMYSLGDGAKNARETIFHIEGDPDHPVSRGALCPKGAGLLDFVHSDSRLKYPEYRAPGSDKWQRISWDDAFDRIARLMKADRDANFIAQNAAGVTVNRWLSTGMLCASASSNETGYLTQKFTRSLGMLAVDNQARVUHGPTVASLAPTFGRGAMTNHWVDIRNANLIVVMGGNAAEAHPVGFRWAMEAKIHNKAKLIVIDPRFTRTASVADFYTPIRSGTDITFLSGVLLWLIQNDKIQHEYVQAYTNASLIVREDFHFEDGLFSGYDAETRKYDKTSWNYELGEDGFARRDDSLSHPRCVWNLLKQHVSRYTPEMVERICGTPKADFLHVCELIGETSARDRTTSFLYALGWTQHSVGAQNIRTMAMIQLLLGNMGMAGGGVNALRGHSNIQGLTDLGLLSQSLTGYMTLPSEKQTDLQTYLTANTPKALLPGQVNYWSNYPKFFVSLMKAFYGDKAQAENSWGFDWLPKWDKGYDVLQYFEMMSQGKVNGYLCQGFNPVASFPNKRKVIASLSKLKFLVTIDPLNTETATFWENHGEFNDVDPANIQTEVFRLPSTCFAEENGSIVNSGRWLQWHYKGQDAPGEARNDGEILAGIYLRLREMYAREGGALPDPVLNMSWNYLTPENPAPEEVAMESNGKALTDIVDDKGTVLVKKGQQLSTFAHLKDDGSTSSGCWIFAGSWTPEGNQMARRDNTDPSGLGNTLNWSWAWPLNRRILYNRASADPQGNPWDARRQILKWDGSKWGGMDVPDYSAAAPGSNVGPFIMQPEGMGRLFALDKMAEGPFPEHYEPFETPLGTNPLHPNVVSNPAARVFKDDLAAMGKAEQFPYVGTTYRLTEHFHYWTKHARLNAIAQPEQFVEIGEKLAQKLGIAQGDTVKVSSNRGYIKAKAVVTKRIRPLQVDGKTVETIGIPIHWGYQGVAKKGFIANTLTPFVGDANTQTPEFKAFLVNVEKV from the coding sequence ATGAACGTCAGCCGAAGAAAATTCTTCAAAATCTGTGCTGGCGGTATGGCAGGAACGACGGCTGCGATGCTCGGCTTTGCGCCGGACGTCGCGCTGGCGGAAACGCGGCAATACAAATTGCTGCGCGCCCGTGAAACCCGTAATACCTGTACCTACTGCTCAGTTGGTTGTGGCCTGTTGATGTACAGCCTTGGTGACGGTGCCAAAAACGCCAGAGAAACCATTTTCCATATCGAAGGGGATCCGGATCATCCGGTGAGCCGCGGCGCGCTGTGCCCGAAAGGCGCCGGCCTGCTCGATTTTGTTCACAGCGACAGTCGCCTGAAATACCCGGAATACCGTGCGCCTGGCTCGGATAAATGGCAGCGCATCAGCTGGGATGACGCCTTTGATCGCATTGCCCGGCTGATGAAAGCCGACCGCGACGCCAACTTTATTGCGCAGAACGCCGCAGGCGTGACCGTTAACCGCTGGCTCTCTACCGGTATGCTGTGTGCGTCTGCTTCCAGTAATGAAACCGGCTACTTAACCCAGAAATTTACCCGATCGCTTGGCATGTTAGCGGTCGACAACCAGGCACGCGTCTGACACGGACCAACGGTAGCAAGTCTTGCTCCAACATTTGGTCGCGGTGCGATGACCAACCACTGGGTCGACATCCGTAATGCCAACCTGATTGTTGTGATGGGCGGGAACGCCGCGGAAGCGCATCCTGTGGGATTCCGCTGGGCGATGGAAGCCAAGATTCACAACAAAGCCAAACTGATTGTTATCGATCCGCGCTTTACCCGCACGGCGTCGGTGGCAGATTTTTATACGCCGATTCGCTCCGGTACCGACATCACCTTCCTGTCGGGCGTACTGCTGTGGCTGATTCAGAATGACAAAATCCAGCATGAGTATGTGCAGGCTTATACCAACGCCAGCCTGATTGTGCGGGAAGATTTTCATTTTGAAGATGGCCTGTTCAGCGGCTATGACGCGGAAACCCGGAAATACGATAAAACCAGCTGGAACTATGAGCTGGGTGAAGACGGCTTCGCCAGACGCGACGACAGCCTGAGCCATCCGCGCTGCGTGTGGAACCTGCTGAAGCAGCACGTCAGCCGCTATACGCCAGAGATGGTTGAGCGCATCTGTGGTACGCCGAAAGCGGACTTCCTGCACGTCTGTGAACTGATTGGCGAGACCAGCGCGCGCGATCGCACCACCTCATTCCTCTATGCACTGGGCTGGACGCAGCATTCGGTTGGGGCGCAGAACATCCGCACCATGGCGATGATTCAGCTGCTGCTGGGCAATATGGGCATGGCAGGCGGTGGCGTGAATGCGCTGCGCGGCCACTCCAATATTCAGGGCCTGACCGATCTCGGCCTGCTGTCACAAAGCCTCACCGGCTACATGACGCTGCCGTCTGAAAAGCAGACCGATCTGCAAACCTATCTCACGGCCAACACGCCCAAAGCGCTGCTGCCGGGCCAGGTCAACTACTGGAGCAACTACCCGAAATTCTTCGTCAGCCTGATGAAGGCGTTTTACGGTGATAAAGCTCAGGCGGAAAACAGCTGGGGCTTCGACTGGCTGCCGAAGTGGGACAAAGGCTACGACGTCCTGCAGTACTTCGAGATGATGTCGCAGGGCAAGGTCAATGGCTACCTGTGCCAGGGCTTTAACCCGGTGGCGTCGTTCCCGAACAAGCGCAAGGTTATCGCTTCGCTGTCGAAGCTGAAGTTCCTTGTCACTATTGATCCGCTGAACACGGAAACCGCCACCTTCTGGGAAAATCACGGCGAGTTTAACGATGTGGATCCGGCGAACATTCAGACTGAAGTGTTCCGCCTGCCGTCTACCTGCTTCGCCGAAGAGAATGGTTCAATCGTTAACTCCGGCCGCTGGCTGCAGTGGCACTACAAAGGTCAGGACGCACCCGGTGAAGCGCGAAATGACGGTGAAATCCTTGCCGGTATCTATCTGCGCCTGCGTGAAATGTACGCCCGTGAAGGCGGTGCACTGCCCGATCCGGTGCTGAACATGAGCTGGAACTATCTGACGCCGGAAAACCCTGCGCCGGAAGAAGTGGCAATGGAGAGCAACGGCAAGGCGCTGACGGATATCGTGGATGACAAAGGCACCGTGCTGGTGAAAAAAGGCCAGCAGCTCAGTACCTTTGCCCATCTGAAAGATGACGGTTCCACCAGCAGCGGCTGCTGGATTTTTGCCGGCAGCTGGACGCCGGAAGGCAACCAGATGGCGCGCCGCGACAACACCGATCCTTCCGGGCTGGGCAACACCCTGAACTGGAGCTGGGCGTGGCCGCTTAACCGCCGCATTCTTTATAACCGCGCCTCCGCCGATCCGCAGGGCAACCCGTGGGATGCGCGCCGGCAGATCCTGAAATGGGATGGCAGCAAGTGGGGCGGCATGGATGTGCCGGACTACAGCGCGGCCGCGCCGGGCAGCAATGTCGGCCCGTTCATTATGCAGCCGGAAGGCATGGGTCGCCTGTTTGCGCTCGACAAAATGGCCGAAGGACCGTTCCCGGAACACTACGAACCGTTTGAAACGCCGCTTGGCACTAACCCGCTGCACCCGAACGTGGTCTCAAACCCGGCGGCGCGCGTGTTTAAGGACGATCTGGCTGCGATGGGCAAAGCGGAGCAGTTCCCGTATGTCGGCACCACCTATCGCCTTACCGAGCATTTCCACTACTGGACCAAACACGCCCGGCTGAACGCCATTGCACAGCCGGAGCAGTTTGTTGAGATCGGTGAAAAGCTGGCGCAGAAGCTGGGCATCGCCCAGGGCGATACGGTGAAAGTCAGTTCGAATCGCGGTTATATCAAAGCCAAAGCGGTGGTGACCAAGCGTATCCGTCCGCTGCAGGTGGACGGTAAGACCGTGGAAACCATCGGCATTCCGATTCACTGGGGCTATCAGGGCGTGGCGAAGAAAGGCTTTATCGCCAATACCCTGACGCCGTTTGTCGGTGATGCCAACACGCAGACGCCGGAGTTTAAGGCGTTCCTGGTTAACGTCGAGAAGGTGTAA
- the fdhD gene encoding formate dehydrogenase accessory sulfurtransferase FdhD codes for MKAKQQKSEQNVNEIAGLSQTTVWQRDALTEAESDWLAQEVPVALVYNGISHVVMMATPDDLEAFALGFSLSEGIIAQPQEIFGMDIVPGCNGIEVQIELSSRRFMALKAQRRAMAGRTGCGVCGVEQLDQIGKPVPALPFTQTFALAQLDTALAQLRDYQPVGNLTGCTHAAAWMSPQGELQGGCEDVGRHVALDKLLGYRSQCGWQQGAVLVSSRASYEMVQKSAMCGVEILFAVSAATQLAVDVARRCNLTLVGFSKPGRATIYTHPQRLR; via the coding sequence GTGAAAGCGAAACAGCAGAAAAGTGAGCAGAATGTGAATGAGATCGCAGGTCTGAGCCAGACAACGGTGTGGCAGCGGGACGCCCTGACCGAAGCAGAAAGCGACTGGCTGGCGCAGGAAGTGCCGGTTGCGCTGGTGTATAACGGCATTTCGCACGTGGTCATGATGGCAACGCCCGACGATCTGGAAGCGTTTGCGCTCGGTTTCTCGCTCTCGGAAGGCATTATTGCGCAACCACAGGAGATCTTCGGCATGGATATTGTGCCGGGCTGCAACGGCATTGAAGTGCAGATCGAACTCTCCAGCCGGCGCTTCATGGCGCTGAAGGCGCAGCGTCGCGCGATGGCCGGGCGTACCGGCTGCGGCGTGTGTGGCGTTGAGCAGCTTGATCAGATAGGCAAACCCGTGCCTGCGCTGCCGTTTACGCAAACCTTCGCGCTGGCACAGCTCGATACGGCGTTAGCGCAGCTGCGCGACTATCAGCCGGTGGGCAATCTGACCGGCTGCACGCACGCCGCAGCGTGGATGTCGCCGCAGGGTGAGCTGCAGGGCGGCTGTGAGGACGTGGGCCGCCACGTGGCGCTGGATAAACTGCTGGGCTATCGCAGCCAGTGCGGCTGGCAGCAGGGCGCGGTGCTGGTGTCCAGCCGCGCCAGCTATGAAATGGTACAGAAATCGGCCATGTGCGGCGTAGAGATTCTGTTTGCTGTTTCCGCTGCCACGCAGCTTGCCGTGGATGTCGCCAGACGCTGTAACCTGACGCTGGTCGGGTTCAGTAAACCGGGACGGGCGACGATTTATACGCATCCGCAGCGCCTGCGTTAA
- a CDS encoding DeoR/GlpR family DNA-binding transcription regulator, with the protein MLQETRLHRIRALLTTQHQVSTERIIKELGISRETARRDIITLEAQGLARRVHGGVVAPDSQPEPPLQVRRNAQAKEKRAIAAAAVQHLQPGQTLFLDAGTTTTMLAEALRSMSGLTIITNSLQAALALSAAEEHETLNNQVLLLGGMMTAGAQQTRGEMTVADIYRYRADVALLSPVGIDASQGASSFHPHEAAIARAMVQQAGRTILLADHSKLGVVSRVQYAPVAEIDLLICDGGQARTGALSALQQVLPQVQVV; encoded by the coding sequence ATGCTGCAGGAAACCCGCTTACACCGCATCCGCGCCCTGCTGACCACTCAGCATCAGGTCAGCACCGAGCGCATCATTAAAGAACTGGGCATTTCGCGCGAAACCGCGCGGCGCGACATCATTACGCTGGAAGCGCAGGGCTTAGCCCGCCGGGTGCATGGCGGTGTGGTGGCACCTGACAGCCAGCCGGAGCCGCCGCTGCAGGTTCGCCGTAATGCCCAGGCCAAAGAGAAACGCGCGATTGCGGCAGCGGCCGTGCAGCACCTGCAGCCAGGCCAGACATTATTTCTGGATGCCGGCACCACCACCACCATGCTGGCTGAAGCGCTGCGCAGCATGTCCGGCCTGACAATTATCACCAATAGCCTGCAGGCGGCGCTGGCGCTCAGTGCCGCCGAGGAACATGAAACGCTGAATAATCAGGTGTTGCTGCTGGGCGGCATGATGACCGCAGGCGCGCAGCAGACGCGCGGCGAGATGACCGTGGCCGACATATACCGCTATCGCGCCGATGTGGCGCTGCTCTCTCCGGTTGGCATTGATGCCAGTCAGGGTGCCAGCAGTTTTCATCCTCATGAAGCCGCCATTGCCCGCGCAATGGTGCAGCAGGCCGGTCGCACCATCCTGCTGGCCGATCACAGTAAGCTCGGCGTGGTAAGCCGTGTTCAGTACGCGCCGGTGGCGGAGATTGATCTGCTGATTTGTGACGGTGGGCAGGCGAGAACGGGGGCGCTCTCTGCCCTGCAGCAGGTACTGCCGCAGGTCCAGGTGGTTTAA
- a CDS encoding aspartate aminotransferase family protein, with the protein MATRSTIMDTNSFRAEHADGLDAATRALTEKRSKVLGESYRLFYRKPVHLVRGEGQYLWDAAGDKYLDVYNNVASIGHCHPAVIDAVTQQMKMLNTHTRYLHERILDYTEALLATTPDAIDRAMYMCTGSEANDLAIRVARAWSGGTGIIVSQEAYHGTSDLTSGASPALGSGQPLAATTRLVPPPDAYRVDAPDLGEWFAGQIQQQIDDLTAHGIKFAGFLADSIFSSDGVLPNPPGFLQKAVDVVHANGGIFIADEVQPGFARTGDAFWGFARHGVVPDVVTTGKPMGNGIPVSGLLAKSDVLAAFSDDIPYFNTFGGNPVAMAAAQAVLTVIQEEGLQEHSRVVGAQLLAELQKLMDRHECIGDVRGAGLFIGFELVTDRASKTPDKALALDVIEKLREHRVLTSVAGPYGNVLKLRPPLAFQVQDIDWLVGALDRSLSELGR; encoded by the coding sequence ATGGCTACACGATCTACCATCATGGACACCAACAGTTTTCGTGCCGAACATGCTGACGGTCTGGATGCCGCTACGCGGGCGCTGACGGAGAAACGCAGCAAAGTGCTGGGCGAGTCGTATCGTCTGTTTTATCGCAAGCCGGTGCACCTGGTGCGGGGTGAAGGCCAATATCTGTGGGATGCGGCAGGCGACAAATATCTGGATGTGTATAACAACGTGGCCAGCATCGGGCACTGCCATCCGGCGGTGATTGACGCGGTGACGCAGCAGATGAAAATGCTGAATACCCACACCCGCTATCTGCATGAACGTATTCTTGATTATACCGAAGCGTTGCTGGCAACCACGCCGGATGCGATCGACCGCGCTATGTATATGTGCACCGGCTCGGAAGCGAACGACCTTGCCATTCGCGTTGCGCGGGCGTGGAGCGGCGGCACCGGGATTATTGTGTCGCAGGAGGCCTATCACGGCACCAGCGATCTCACATCCGGTGCCTCACCGGCGCTGGGCAGCGGGCAACCGCTGGCCGCAACCACCCGCCTGGTGCCCCCCCCGGATGCCTACCGTGTTGATGCGCCGGATCTCGGGGAGTGGTTTGCCGGGCAGATTCAGCAGCAGATCGACGATCTGACAGCGCACGGCATTAAATTCGCCGGATTCCTCGCTGATTCGATCTTCTCTTCGGACGGCGTCCTGCCCAATCCGCCGGGTTTCCTGCAGAAAGCGGTGGATGTCGTGCACGCAAACGGCGGTATCTTTATTGCCGATGAAGTCCAGCCAGGCTTTGCCCGCACCGGAGACGCGTTCTGGGGATTTGCGCGTCACGGCGTGGTACCGGATGTAGTGACGACCGGCAAACCCATGGGCAACGGCATTCCGGTCTCCGGCCTGCTGGCCAAAAGCGACGTGCTGGCTGCGTTCAGCGATGACATTCCTTACTTCAATACCTTTGGTGGCAATCCGGTGGCGATGGCTGCGGCGCAGGCGGTACTGACTGTGATTCAGGAAGAGGGGCTGCAGGAGCATAGTCGCGTGGTGGGCGCACAGCTGCTGGCGGAGCTGCAGAAGCTGATGGATCGGCATGAATGCATCGGCGATGTACGCGGTGCCGGGCTGTTCATCGGTTTTGAACTGGTAACCGATCGCGCCAGCAAAACGCCGGATAAAGCGCTGGCGCTGGATGTGATTGAGAAGCTGCGTGAGCACCGGGTGCTGACTTCCGTGGCGGGTCCCTATGGCAACGTGCTGAAGTTGCGTCCGCCGCTGGCGTTCCAGGTGCAGGATATCGACTGGCTGGTGGGCGCGCTGGATCGGTCGCTGAGTGAACTCGGACGGTAA
- the sodA gene encoding superoxide dismutase [Mn] — protein sequence MSYSLPSLPYAYDALEPHFDKQTMEIHHTKHHQTYVNNANAALEGTEFADLPVDELITKLDQLPADKKGPLRNNAGGHANHSLFWKGLKTGTTLQGDLKAAIEKDFGSVEKFQEEFEKAAATRFGSGWAWLVKKGDKLAVVSTANQDNPLMGEAIAGVSGYPILGLDVWEHAYYLKYQNKRPDYIKAFWNVVNWDEAAARFAAAK from the coding sequence ATGAGTTATTCACTGCCATCCCTGCCGTACGCCTACGACGCACTGGAACCGCACTTCGACAAGCAGACGATGGAAATCCATCACACTAAACATCACCAGACCTACGTAAACAACGCCAATGCGGCGCTGGAAGGTACCGAATTCGCCGATCTGCCGGTTGATGAACTGATCACTAAGCTGGATCAGCTGCCTGCAGACAAAAAAGGCCCACTGCGTAACAACGCGGGCGGCCACGCTAACCACAGCCTGTTCTGGAAAGGCCTGAAAACCGGCACCACGCTGCAGGGCGACCTGAAAGCCGCGATCGAAAAAGATTTTGGCAGCGTCGAGAAATTCCAGGAAGAGTTTGAGAAAGCGGCTGCAACCCGTTTCGGCTCCGGCTGGGCGTGGCTGGTGAAAAAAGGCGACAAACTGGCCGTGGTCTCTACTGCAAACCAGGATAACCCGCTGATGGGCGAAGCGATCGCCGGCGTATCTGGCTACCCAATCCTGGGTCTGGATGTGTGGGAGCACGCTTACTACCTGAAGTATCAGAACAAGCGTCCTGACTACATCAAAGCGTTCTGGAACGTTGTGAACTGGGACGAAGCGGCCGCGCGTTTCGCTGCTGCAAAATAA
- a CDS encoding VirK/YbjX family protein — MSTITHSEPNTISSAALFLPLISGKFRPDKLWNSARFRLKFALRSAVFPVTTFHYLHQLSQLSFLPALLHSQGLLPAKPHRPYLCAGFSVAQRAQAILDHYQLMEQLADDRLRQLLLSPTNTHIASFTGKNDEQFVIDCCSGYYDREGEITLILRYQEMTIASLSFSLIRQQQKRTLMIGGLQGPRKQVPAEVIREATKAAHGLFPKRLLMEALFILGAQCGAEAIVAVGDDSHVFRSLRYRHSKGDKFFASYSEFWLSLGGTARADKLFTLPLSLERKALEEIASKKRAEYRRRYALLDTLIAQVREAAGAERDVAHAA; from the coding sequence ATGTCTACGATTACACATTCTGAGCCGAATACCATTTCGTCGGCAGCGCTGTTTTTGCCTTTAATCAGTGGAAAGTTCCGTCCGGATAAACTGTGGAACAGTGCCCGCTTTCGCCTGAAATTTGCGTTAAGGTCGGCGGTATTTCCGGTGACGACGTTTCATTATCTTCACCAGCTGTCACAGCTCTCGTTTCTGCCGGCGCTGCTGCACAGCCAGGGCCTGCTGCCAGCTAAACCGCACCGCCCGTATCTGTGCGCCGGCTTTAGCGTGGCGCAGCGTGCGCAGGCGATTCTCGATCATTATCAGTTAATGGAACAGCTTGCTGACGACAGGCTGCGTCAGCTGCTGTTAAGCCCGACCAACACGCATATTGCCAGCTTTACCGGCAAAAATGACGAGCAGTTTGTTATTGACTGCTGTTCCGGCTATTACGATCGTGAAGGTGAAATTACGCTGATTTTGCGCTATCAGGAGATGACCATCGCTTCACTCTCGTTCTCCCTTATCAGGCAGCAGCAAAAACGCACGCTGATGATTGGCGGACTGCAGGGACCGCGTAAGCAGGTGCCGGCAGAGGTGATTCGCGAAGCGACCAAAGCGGCGCACGGCCTGTTTCCAAAACGTCTGCTGATGGAAGCGCTGTTTATCCTGGGTGCGCAATGTGGCGCAGAAGCGATTGTCGCCGTCGGCGATGACAGCCACGTGTTCCGCAGCCTGCGGTATCGTCACAGCAAAGGCGATAAATTCTTTGCCAGCTACAGTGAGTTCTGGTTGTCGCTGGGCGGCACGGCGCGGGCCGATAAGTTGTTCACACTGCCGCTGAGCCTGGAGCGGAAAGCGCTGGAGGAGATTGCCAGCAAGAAGCGTGCGGAGTACCGTCGTCGCTATGCCTTGCTGGACACGCTGATTGCCCAGGTCAGGGAGGCAGCAGGTGCGGAACGCGACGTGGCGCACGCCGCGTAA
- a CDS encoding YibL family ribosome-associated protein, giving the protein MKEQEKAEIKRLSDQLDALNRKEPQLLEAGDAEKLGALLKEKEKLVQEIERLRNVRVEKLSKEAQQLQKLPFSREITKKEQANMGALKKSVRGLVVVHPMTALGREMGLKVMTGYAKQPF; this is encoded by the coding sequence ATGAAAGAACAAGAAAAAGCCGAGATTAAACGTCTCAGCGACCAGCTGGACGCCCTGAACCGCAAAGAACCCCAGCTGCTGGAAGCCGGCGACGCCGAAAAACTGGGCGCGCTGCTGAAAGAGAAAGAGAAGCTGGTGCAGGAGATTGAGCGCCTGCGCAACGTGCGCGTTGAGAAGCTGAGCAAAGAAGCCCAGCAGCTGCAAAAGCTGCCATTCAGTCGCGAAATCACCAAAAAAGAGCAGGCGAATATGGGTGCGCTGAAAAAAAGCGTGCGCGGCCTGGTGGTGGTTCACCCGATGACCGCGCTGGGGCGTGAGATGGGGCTGAAGGTGATGACCGGCTACGCGAAGCAGCCGTTTTGA
- the mtlR gene encoding mannitol operon repressor MtlR: MQAMMEEKQAFENRVLERLNAGRSVRSFLIAAVELLAEAVNLLVLQVFRKDDYAVKYAVEPLLLGNGPLGELPVRLKLIYGLGVINRHEYEDCELLLALREELNHDSSEYRFTDDEVLGPFGELHCVTAWPPRPDFTQDDEQLRTMQQQRYLQMVRSTMVLSLTELISRISHKQAFKKPAV, encoded by the coding sequence ATGCAGGCAATGATGGAAGAGAAGCAGGCTTTTGAAAACCGGGTGCTTGAGCGCCTGAACGCCGGTCGTTCGGTGAGAAGCTTTCTGATCGCCGCTGTCGAACTGCTGGCTGAGGCCGTGAATCTGCTGGTTCTGCAGGTGTTCCGCAAGGACGATTACGCCGTGAAATATGCGGTTGAGCCGCTGCTGCTGGGTAACGGTCCGCTGGGTGAGCTGCCGGTACGCCTGAAGCTGATTTACGGTCTGGGCGTCATCAACCGGCACGAATACGAAGATTGTGAGCTGCTGCTGGCGCTGCGTGAAGAGCTCAATCACGACAGCAGCGAATACCGCTTTACCGATGATGAAGTGCTGGGCCCGTTTGGCGAACTGCACTGCGTGACCGCCTGGCCGCCGAGGCCGGACTTCACCCAGGATGATGAACAGCTACGCACCATGCAGCAGCAGCGCTATCTGCAGATGGTGCGCTCCACGATGGTTCTGTCACTGACGGAGCTGATCTCCCGGATTTCCCACAAGCAGGCGTTTAAAAAGCCTGCGGTCTGA